One part of the Ranitomeya imitator isolate aRanImi1 chromosome 10, aRanImi1.pri, whole genome shotgun sequence genome encodes these proteins:
- the ARHGEF19 gene encoding rho guanine nucleotide exchange factor 19 isoform X2 codes for MRPGLPNTIFMDYKALSDFQPHHSPIPYGRESSMVSGIGDAPPRERHRLVMYQQESLAFGAVPPLCTERQFGFSTVQSPLKTGIPGVTNHIPDHWTMGFHNKGQEQVMEPQSPHRDQHEDLTLQDGRNTSTESDGDLRETPSAPIGEGLRPVCRTSHSSDRAKSACVEDSVFSELEDPSPPVAEVREVPEVTPAPGKVEQERWRFSATELISKLQLTQRRNNFTARIGKSLSTKITLRERGASAGQEGKSGRRERRCNSAGVTGLHQPATVDTDPSWLRNKLTDGAESSPARPPSQEAESGSHMRRSPTSHSDADQTDRRQSYCERRQSRFLLSSILYQEYSDVAINRELQRQKREDNTVEEDDVSASPKSNLSPSSSFRSQRSSRGSTFSLWQDIPDVRGSGLLNTLSIQERKLQEAKFELVTSEASYVNSLSIVVDHFLNSPELNECLGAQEKQWLFSKLPEVKEISERFLEDLEERLEEDILRFDVCDIVLLHCPELRRVYLPYVTNQAYQEQTYQRLLLDNTRFRGVLAKLEEDQVCQRLPLTSFLILPFQRIMRLKMLVENILKHTAPGSHNEETASQAFTELKKLVKECNSSVQSMKRTEELIHLNKKIHFESKIFPLISQSRWLVKHGELTELDMQIPNAAGSRFKLSPKPVYLHLFNDCLLLSRKKELGRFAVFAHAQVCDLKVTDLSWKLQEVPGEVFHVQLCHEQKPKHQILLRAQSESQKQRWISAMCPSNPLSDLENLTESEDAPQVQCIKAYTAQEHDELTLEKADILRLTAKTTDGWMEGIRLSDGERGWVPATHVEEITSKNARLRNLRENKRINHATSKLEMKPP; via the exons GCCCGGTCTCCCTAACACGATATTCATGGATTATAAAGCCCTCTCTGACTTCCAGCCACACCACAGCCCGATACCGTACGGGCGTGAAAGCAGTATGGTGTCCGGCATTGGAGACGCGCCCCCCAGAGAGAGGCATCGGCTGGTGATGTACCAGCAGGAGAGCTTGGCTTTTGGCGCTGTTCCCCCTCTGTGCACGGAGAGACAGTTTGGGTTCAGTACTGTGCAGAGTCCTCTCAAAACCGGGATCCCGGGAGTCACAAACCATATACCGGATCACTGGACCATGGGCTTCCACAACAAAGGACAAGAGCAAGTCATGGAGCCCCAGAGCCCACACAGAGACCAACATGAGGACCTTACCCTGCAGGACGGGAGGAATACCAGCACGGAGAGTGATGGTGACCTTCGCGAAACTCCATCTGCCCCCATCGGGGAGGGTCTGCGACCTGTCTGCAGAACATCACACAGCTCAGACAGAGCCAAATCCGCCT GTGTAGAGGATTCCGTGTTTTCTGAACTTGAAGATCCCAGTCCTCCAGTGGCTGAGGTGAGAGAGGTCCCGGAGGTGACGCCGGCCCCCGGTAAAGTGGAGCAGGAGAGGTGGAGGTTCTCTGCCACGGAGCTCATCTCCAAACTACAGCTCACTCAGCGGAGGAACAACTTCACTGCTAGGATCGGCAAGTCCCTGTCCACCAAGATCACACTGAGAGAACGAGGGGCGTCTGCTGGCCAGGAGG GAAAATCTGGTAGAAGGGAGAGAAGATGCAACAGTGCTGGCGTGACgggtcttcaccagccggccacagtgGACACTGACCCCTCATGGCTCAG GAACAAATTGACAGATGGTGCAGAGTCCAGTCCAGCAAGACCACCCAGCCAGGAGGCCGAGAGTGGCAGCCACATGAGACGGTCACCCACAAGTCACAGTGACGCAGACCAGACAGACAGAAGACAGTCATACTGTGAAAGGAGACAGTCTCGTTTCCTACTGAGCT CAATCCTGTATCAGGAGTACAGTGACGTGGCCATAAACCGAGAGCTACAGAGGCAGAAGCGAGAGGACAACACTGTGGAGGAAGACGATGTGTCCGCAAGTCCTAAGAGCAACCTGTCACCCAGCAGCTCCTTCCGCTCCCAGCGCTCGTCCCGAGGTTCTACGTTCTCTCTATGGCAGGATATCCCGGATGTAAGGGGCAGTGGCCTGCTGAACACGCTGTCCATCCAGGAGAGGAAGCTGCAGGAG GCTAAATTCGAGTTGGTGACGTCAGAAGCTTCATACGTTAATAGTTTGTCCATAGTTGTGGATCATTTCCTGAACTCTCCAGAGCTCAATGAATGTCTAGGGGCTCAGGAGAAGCAGTGGCTTTTCTCTAAACTTCCAGAAGTCAAGGAAATCAGTGAGAG GTTCCTGGAAGACCTGGAGGAACGTCTGGAGGAAGACATCCTGAGATTTGATGTTTGTGACATTGTGTTACTGCACTGTCCGGAGCTGCGTAGAGTTTATCTTCCCTATGTCACCAACCAGGCCTATCAAGAACAGACCTACCAGCGGCTGCT ATTGGATAACACTCGCTTTCGTGGAGTCCTGGCCAAGCTGGAAGAAGACCAAGTGTGCCAGCGACTGCCCCTGACCTCCTTCCTTATCCTGCCCTTCCAGAGGATCATGCGTCTGAAGATGTTGGTGGAG AACATCTTGAAGCACACGGCCCCCGGGTCCCATAATGAAGAGACAGCGAGCCAAGCCTTCACTGAGCTCAAGAAG CTGGTGAAGGAGTGTAATTCCAGCGTACAGTCCATGAAGAGAACCGAGGAGCTCATTCATCTCAATAAGAAGATCCACTTTGAGAGTAAG ATTTTCCCGCTGATCTCGCAGTCTCGCTGGTTGGTGAAGCACGGAGAACTGACAGAACTGGACATGCAGATTCCGAACGCAGCCGGGTCACGGTTTAAGCTCAGCCCAAAACCGGTGTATCTGCATCTGTTTAATGACTGCCTCCTGCTGTCCAGGAAGAAGGA GTTGGGCCGCTTTGCCGTGTTCGCGCACGCTCAGGTGTGTGACCTGAAAGTGACGGATTTGAGCTGGAAGTTGCAGGAGGTTCCTGGGGAGGTGTTCCACGTCCAGCTGTGCCACGAGCAGAAACCAAAGCACCAGATACTGCTGCGAGCGCAGAGCGA GAGCCAGAAGCAGCGCTGGATCTCGGCCATGTGTCCCTCCAACCCACTCAGTGACCTCGAGAACCTGACGGAAAGTGAAG ACGCCCCACAAGTGCAGTGCATCAAGGCTTACACGGCACAGGAGCACGACGAGCTCACCCTGGAGAAAGCCGACATCCTCCGCCTCACCGCCAAGACCACCGATG GATGGATGGAAGGTATTCGACTTTCGGATGGAGAGAGGGGTTGGGTGCCAGCAACTCATGTGGAGGAAATCACCAGTAAGAACGCTCGGCTGCGCAATCTCCGGGAGAACAAGAGGATCAATCACGCCACTAGTAAACTGGAGATGAAGCCCCCGTAG
- the ARHGEF19 gene encoding rho guanine nucleotide exchange factor 19 isoform X3, which yields MRPGLPNTIFMDYKALSDFQPHHSPIPYGRESSMVSGIGDAPPRERHRLVMYQQESLAFGAVPPLCTERQFGFSTVQSPLKTGIPGVTNHIPDHWTMGFHNKGQEQVMEPQSPHRDQHEDLTLQDGRNTSTESDGDLRETPSAPIGEGLRPVCRTSHSSDRAKSAWRKLRLYLPDSSSSLPSPSGVEDSVFSELEDPSPPVAEVREVPEVTPAPGKVEQERWRFSATELISKLQLTQRRNNFTARIGKSLSTKITLRERGASAGQEGKSGRRERRCNSAGVTGLHQPATVDTDPSWLRNKLTDGAESSPARPPSQEAESGSHMRRSPTSHSDADQTDRRQSYCERRQSRFLLSSILYQEYSDVAINRELQRQKREDNTVEEDDVSASPKSNLSPSSSFRSQRSSRGSTFSLWQDIPDVRGSGLLNTLSIQERKLQEAKFELVTSEASYVNSLSIVVDHFLNSPELNECLGAQEKQWLFSKLPEVKEISERFLEDLEERLEEDILRFDVCDIVLLHCPELRRVYLPYVTNQAYQEQTYQRLLLDNTRFRGVLAKLEEDQVCQRLPLTSFLILPFQRIMRLKMLVELVKECNSSVQSMKRTEELIHLNKKIHFESKIFPLISQSRWLVKHGELTELDMQIPNAAGSRFKLSPKPVYLHLFNDCLLLSRKKELGRFAVFAHAQVCDLKVTDLSWKLQEVPGEVFHVQLCHEQKPKHQILLRAQSESQKQRWISAMCPSNPLSDLENLTESEDAPQVQCIKAYTAQEHDELTLEKADILRLTAKTTDGWMEGIRLSDGERGWVPATHVEEITSKNARLRNLRENKRINHATSKLEMKPP from the exons GCCCGGTCTCCCTAACACGATATTCATGGATTATAAAGCCCTCTCTGACTTCCAGCCACACCACAGCCCGATACCGTACGGGCGTGAAAGCAGTATGGTGTCCGGCATTGGAGACGCGCCCCCCAGAGAGAGGCATCGGCTGGTGATGTACCAGCAGGAGAGCTTGGCTTTTGGCGCTGTTCCCCCTCTGTGCACGGAGAGACAGTTTGGGTTCAGTACTGTGCAGAGTCCTCTCAAAACCGGGATCCCGGGAGTCACAAACCATATACCGGATCACTGGACCATGGGCTTCCACAACAAAGGACAAGAGCAAGTCATGGAGCCCCAGAGCCCACACAGAGACCAACATGAGGACCTTACCCTGCAGGACGGGAGGAATACCAGCACGGAGAGTGATGGTGACCTTCGCGAAACTCCATCTGCCCCCATCGGGGAGGGTCTGCGACCTGTCTGCAGAACATCACACAGCTCAGACAGAGCCAAATCCGCCT GGCGTAAACTCCGTTTGTACCTCCCTGATTCCAGCAGCTCCCTACCTTCTCCATCAGGTGTAGAGGATTCCGTGTTTTCTGAACTTGAAGATCCCAGTCCTCCAGTGGCTGAGGTGAGAGAGGTCCCGGAGGTGACGCCGGCCCCCGGTAAAGTGGAGCAGGAGAGGTGGAGGTTCTCTGCCACGGAGCTCATCTCCAAACTACAGCTCACTCAGCGGAGGAACAACTTCACTGCTAGGATCGGCAAGTCCCTGTCCACCAAGATCACACTGAGAGAACGAGGGGCGTCTGCTGGCCAGGAGG GAAAATCTGGTAGAAGGGAGAGAAGATGCAACAGTGCTGGCGTGACgggtcttcaccagccggccacagtgGACACTGACCCCTCATGGCTCAG GAACAAATTGACAGATGGTGCAGAGTCCAGTCCAGCAAGACCACCCAGCCAGGAGGCCGAGAGTGGCAGCCACATGAGACGGTCACCCACAAGTCACAGTGACGCAGACCAGACAGACAGAAGACAGTCATACTGTGAAAGGAGACAGTCTCGTTTCCTACTGAGCT CAATCCTGTATCAGGAGTACAGTGACGTGGCCATAAACCGAGAGCTACAGAGGCAGAAGCGAGAGGACAACACTGTGGAGGAAGACGATGTGTCCGCAAGTCCTAAGAGCAACCTGTCACCCAGCAGCTCCTTCCGCTCCCAGCGCTCGTCCCGAGGTTCTACGTTCTCTCTATGGCAGGATATCCCGGATGTAAGGGGCAGTGGCCTGCTGAACACGCTGTCCATCCAGGAGAGGAAGCTGCAGGAG GCTAAATTCGAGTTGGTGACGTCAGAAGCTTCATACGTTAATAGTTTGTCCATAGTTGTGGATCATTTCCTGAACTCTCCAGAGCTCAATGAATGTCTAGGGGCTCAGGAGAAGCAGTGGCTTTTCTCTAAACTTCCAGAAGTCAAGGAAATCAGTGAGAG GTTCCTGGAAGACCTGGAGGAACGTCTGGAGGAAGACATCCTGAGATTTGATGTTTGTGACATTGTGTTACTGCACTGTCCGGAGCTGCGTAGAGTTTATCTTCCCTATGTCACCAACCAGGCCTATCAAGAACAGACCTACCAGCGGCTGCT ATTGGATAACACTCGCTTTCGTGGAGTCCTGGCCAAGCTGGAAGAAGACCAAGTGTGCCAGCGACTGCCCCTGACCTCCTTCCTTATCCTGCCCTTCCAGAGGATCATGCGTCTGAAGATGTTGGTGGAG CTGGTGAAGGAGTGTAATTCCAGCGTACAGTCCATGAAGAGAACCGAGGAGCTCATTCATCTCAATAAGAAGATCCACTTTGAGAGTAAG ATTTTCCCGCTGATCTCGCAGTCTCGCTGGTTGGTGAAGCACGGAGAACTGACAGAACTGGACATGCAGATTCCGAACGCAGCCGGGTCACGGTTTAAGCTCAGCCCAAAACCGGTGTATCTGCATCTGTTTAATGACTGCCTCCTGCTGTCCAGGAAGAAGGA GTTGGGCCGCTTTGCCGTGTTCGCGCACGCTCAGGTGTGTGACCTGAAAGTGACGGATTTGAGCTGGAAGTTGCAGGAGGTTCCTGGGGAGGTGTTCCACGTCCAGCTGTGCCACGAGCAGAAACCAAAGCACCAGATACTGCTGCGAGCGCAGAGCGA GAGCCAGAAGCAGCGCTGGATCTCGGCCATGTGTCCCTCCAACCCACTCAGTGACCTCGAGAACCTGACGGAAAGTGAAG ACGCCCCACAAGTGCAGTGCATCAAGGCTTACACGGCACAGGAGCACGACGAGCTCACCCTGGAGAAAGCCGACATCCTCCGCCTCACCGCCAAGACCACCGATG GATGGATGGAAGGTATTCGACTTTCGGATGGAGAGAGGGGTTGGGTGCCAGCAACTCATGTGGAGGAAATCACCAGTAAGAACGCTCGGCTGCGCAATCTCCGGGAGAACAAGAGGATCAATCACGCCACTAGTAAACTGGAGATGAAGCCCCCGTAG
- the ARHGEF19 gene encoding rho guanine nucleotide exchange factor 19 isoform X1, with protein sequence MRPGLPNTIFMDYKALSDFQPHHSPIPYGRESSMVSGIGDAPPRERHRLVMYQQESLAFGAVPPLCTERQFGFSTVQSPLKTGIPGVTNHIPDHWTMGFHNKGQEQVMEPQSPHRDQHEDLTLQDGRNTSTESDGDLRETPSAPIGEGLRPVCRTSHSSDRAKSAWRKLRLYLPDSSSSLPSPSGVEDSVFSELEDPSPPVAEVREVPEVTPAPGKVEQERWRFSATELISKLQLTQRRNNFTARIGKSLSTKITLRERGASAGQEGKSGRRERRCNSAGVTGLHQPATVDTDPSWLRNKLTDGAESSPARPPSQEAESGSHMRRSPTSHSDADQTDRRQSYCERRQSRFLLSSILYQEYSDVAINRELQRQKREDNTVEEDDVSASPKSNLSPSSSFRSQRSSRGSTFSLWQDIPDVRGSGLLNTLSIQERKLQEAKFELVTSEASYVNSLSIVVDHFLNSPELNECLGAQEKQWLFSKLPEVKEISERFLEDLEERLEEDILRFDVCDIVLLHCPELRRVYLPYVTNQAYQEQTYQRLLLDNTRFRGVLAKLEEDQVCQRLPLTSFLILPFQRIMRLKMLVENILKHTAPGSHNEETASQAFTELKKLVKECNSSVQSMKRTEELIHLNKKIHFESKIFPLISQSRWLVKHGELTELDMQIPNAAGSRFKLSPKPVYLHLFNDCLLLSRKKELGRFAVFAHAQVCDLKVTDLSWKLQEVPGEVFHVQLCHEQKPKHQILLRAQSESQKQRWISAMCPSNPLSDLENLTESEDAPQVQCIKAYTAQEHDELTLEKADILRLTAKTTDGWMEGIRLSDGERGWVPATHVEEITSKNARLRNLRENKRINHATSKLEMKPP encoded by the exons GCCCGGTCTCCCTAACACGATATTCATGGATTATAAAGCCCTCTCTGACTTCCAGCCACACCACAGCCCGATACCGTACGGGCGTGAAAGCAGTATGGTGTCCGGCATTGGAGACGCGCCCCCCAGAGAGAGGCATCGGCTGGTGATGTACCAGCAGGAGAGCTTGGCTTTTGGCGCTGTTCCCCCTCTGTGCACGGAGAGACAGTTTGGGTTCAGTACTGTGCAGAGTCCTCTCAAAACCGGGATCCCGGGAGTCACAAACCATATACCGGATCACTGGACCATGGGCTTCCACAACAAAGGACAAGAGCAAGTCATGGAGCCCCAGAGCCCACACAGAGACCAACATGAGGACCTTACCCTGCAGGACGGGAGGAATACCAGCACGGAGAGTGATGGTGACCTTCGCGAAACTCCATCTGCCCCCATCGGGGAGGGTCTGCGACCTGTCTGCAGAACATCACACAGCTCAGACAGAGCCAAATCCGCCT GGCGTAAACTCCGTTTGTACCTCCCTGATTCCAGCAGCTCCCTACCTTCTCCATCAGGTGTAGAGGATTCCGTGTTTTCTGAACTTGAAGATCCCAGTCCTCCAGTGGCTGAGGTGAGAGAGGTCCCGGAGGTGACGCCGGCCCCCGGTAAAGTGGAGCAGGAGAGGTGGAGGTTCTCTGCCACGGAGCTCATCTCCAAACTACAGCTCACTCAGCGGAGGAACAACTTCACTGCTAGGATCGGCAAGTCCCTGTCCACCAAGATCACACTGAGAGAACGAGGGGCGTCTGCTGGCCAGGAGG GAAAATCTGGTAGAAGGGAGAGAAGATGCAACAGTGCTGGCGTGACgggtcttcaccagccggccacagtgGACACTGACCCCTCATGGCTCAG GAACAAATTGACAGATGGTGCAGAGTCCAGTCCAGCAAGACCACCCAGCCAGGAGGCCGAGAGTGGCAGCCACATGAGACGGTCACCCACAAGTCACAGTGACGCAGACCAGACAGACAGAAGACAGTCATACTGTGAAAGGAGACAGTCTCGTTTCCTACTGAGCT CAATCCTGTATCAGGAGTACAGTGACGTGGCCATAAACCGAGAGCTACAGAGGCAGAAGCGAGAGGACAACACTGTGGAGGAAGACGATGTGTCCGCAAGTCCTAAGAGCAACCTGTCACCCAGCAGCTCCTTCCGCTCCCAGCGCTCGTCCCGAGGTTCTACGTTCTCTCTATGGCAGGATATCCCGGATGTAAGGGGCAGTGGCCTGCTGAACACGCTGTCCATCCAGGAGAGGAAGCTGCAGGAG GCTAAATTCGAGTTGGTGACGTCAGAAGCTTCATACGTTAATAGTTTGTCCATAGTTGTGGATCATTTCCTGAACTCTCCAGAGCTCAATGAATGTCTAGGGGCTCAGGAGAAGCAGTGGCTTTTCTCTAAACTTCCAGAAGTCAAGGAAATCAGTGAGAG GTTCCTGGAAGACCTGGAGGAACGTCTGGAGGAAGACATCCTGAGATTTGATGTTTGTGACATTGTGTTACTGCACTGTCCGGAGCTGCGTAGAGTTTATCTTCCCTATGTCACCAACCAGGCCTATCAAGAACAGACCTACCAGCGGCTGCT ATTGGATAACACTCGCTTTCGTGGAGTCCTGGCCAAGCTGGAAGAAGACCAAGTGTGCCAGCGACTGCCCCTGACCTCCTTCCTTATCCTGCCCTTCCAGAGGATCATGCGTCTGAAGATGTTGGTGGAG AACATCTTGAAGCACACGGCCCCCGGGTCCCATAATGAAGAGACAGCGAGCCAAGCCTTCACTGAGCTCAAGAAG CTGGTGAAGGAGTGTAATTCCAGCGTACAGTCCATGAAGAGAACCGAGGAGCTCATTCATCTCAATAAGAAGATCCACTTTGAGAGTAAG ATTTTCCCGCTGATCTCGCAGTCTCGCTGGTTGGTGAAGCACGGAGAACTGACAGAACTGGACATGCAGATTCCGAACGCAGCCGGGTCACGGTTTAAGCTCAGCCCAAAACCGGTGTATCTGCATCTGTTTAATGACTGCCTCCTGCTGTCCAGGAAGAAGGA GTTGGGCCGCTTTGCCGTGTTCGCGCACGCTCAGGTGTGTGACCTGAAAGTGACGGATTTGAGCTGGAAGTTGCAGGAGGTTCCTGGGGAGGTGTTCCACGTCCAGCTGTGCCACGAGCAGAAACCAAAGCACCAGATACTGCTGCGAGCGCAGAGCGA GAGCCAGAAGCAGCGCTGGATCTCGGCCATGTGTCCCTCCAACCCACTCAGTGACCTCGAGAACCTGACGGAAAGTGAAG ACGCCCCACAAGTGCAGTGCATCAAGGCTTACACGGCACAGGAGCACGACGAGCTCACCCTGGAGAAAGCCGACATCCTCCGCCTCACCGCCAAGACCACCGATG GATGGATGGAAGGTATTCGACTTTCGGATGGAGAGAGGGGTTGGGTGCCAGCAACTCATGTGGAGGAAATCACCAGTAAGAACGCTCGGCTGCGCAATCTCCGGGAGAACAAGAGGATCAATCACGCCACTAGTAAACTGGAGATGAAGCCCCCGTAG